One part of the Arabidopsis thaliana chromosome 4, partial sequence genome encodes these proteins:
- a CDS encoding Ypt/Rab-GAP domain of gyp1p superfamily protein (Ypt/Rab-GAP domain of gyp1p superfamily protein; FUNCTIONS IN: RAB GTPase activator activity; INVOLVED IN: regulation of Rab GTPase activity; LOCATED IN: intracellular, chloroplast; EXPRESSED IN: 22 plant structures; EXPRESSED DURING: 13 growth stages; CONTAINS InterPro DOMAIN/s: RabGAP/TBC (InterPro:IPR000195); BEST Arabidopsis thaliana protein match is: Ypt/Rab-GAP domain of gyp1p superfamily protein (TAIR:AT1G04830.2); Has 35333 Blast hits to 34131 proteins in 2444 species: Archae - 798; Bacteria - 22429; Metazoa - 974; Fungi - 991; Plants - 531; Viruses - 0; Other Eukaryotes - 9610 (source: NCBI BLink).), with protein MAKKGIPEWLNSSLWSSSPPIDDRHLRNPAATSITPPSPPIVERPPFSSSPSAISTAPAPPLPVRPPSKSEINDLQNGSGNDGAGIETPAVSSVEDVSRKAQVVAELSKKVIDLKELRKIASQGLPDDAGIRSIVWKLLLDYLSPDRSLWSSELAKKRSQYKQFKEELLMNPSEVTRKMDKSKGGDSNDPKIESPGALSRSEITHEDHPLSLGTTSLWNNFFKDTEVLEQIERDVMRTHPDMHFFSGDSAVAKSNQDALKNILTIFAKLNPGIRYVQGMNEILAPIFYIFKNDPDKGNAAYAESDAFFCFVELMSGFRDNFCQQLDNSVVGIRYTITRLSLLLKHHDEELWRHLEVTTKINPQFYAFRWITLLLTQEFNFVESLHIWDTLLSDPEGPQVVFSLLLFSF; from the exons atgGCCAAGAAAGGTATCCCAGAGTGGCTCAACAGTTCTCTCTGGTCCTCCTCTCCTCCCATCGACGATCGCCACCTCCGCAATCCTGCCGCCACTTCCATCACCCCTCCATCTCCTCCGATCGTCGAGCGTCctcctttttcttcctctcccTCCGCGATTTCCACCGCACCAGCTCCTCCTCTTCCTGTTCGTCCTCCTTCCAAATCTGAGATTAACGATTTGCAGAATGGGAGTGGTAACGATGGTGCTGGAATTGAAACTCCCGCAGTTTCTTCTGTTGAAGATGTTTCTCGAAAAGCGCAGGTCGTGGCTGAG TTATCGAAGAAGGTGATAGACTTGAAGGAATTGAGGAAGATAGCTTCACAAGGTCTACCTGATGATGCTGGAATTCGATCCATTGTTTGGAAG CTTTTGTTGGATTATTTGTCACCGGATCGCTCTCTGTGGTCTTCTGAGTTAGCTAAGAAAAGGTCTCAGTACAAGCAATTCAAAGAGGAGCTTCTGATGAACCCT TCAGAAGTAACAAGGAAAATGGATAAATCAAAGGGCGGTGATAGTAATGATCCAAAAATCGAAAGCCCTGGTGCCCTTTCAAGGTCAGAGATTACTCATGAGGATCATCCCTTAAGTCTTGGAACAACAAGCTTATGGAATAATTTTTTCAAG GACACAGAAGTTTTGGAACAAATAGAACGCGATGTGATGCGTACTCATCCAGATATGCACTTTTTCTCTGGGGATTCAGCAGTTGCAAAATCTAATCAG GATGCTTTGAAGaacattttgactattttcGCAAAGTTGAATCCTGGCATCAGATATGTACAAGGGATGAATGAGATATTGGCACCTATTTTCTACATCTTCAAAAATGACCCGGATAAAGGAAATGCA GCATACGCTGAATCAGAtgcatttttctgttttgttgaaTTGATGAGTGGGTTTCGAGATAATTTCTGTCAACAACTAGATAACAGTGTTGTGGGTATACGTTACACTATAACAAGACTGTCGTTGCTCTTGAAGCATCATGATGAAGAACTTTGGCGTCATTTAGAAGTCACAACCAAA ATAAACCCGCAATTCTATGCATTCAGATGGATCACACTCCTATTGACTCAAGAATTCAATTTCGTGGAAAGCCTTCACATCTGGGACACACTCTTAAGCGACCCGGAAGGTCCTCAGGTAGTATTCAGCTTACTACTATTCAGCTTCT GA
- a CDS encoding Inosine triphosphate pyrophosphatase family protein (Inosine triphosphate pyrophosphatase family protein; FUNCTIONS IN: hydrolase activity, pyrophosphatase activity; INVOLVED IN: biological_process unknown; EXPRESSED IN: 22 plant structures; EXPRESSED DURING: 13 growth stages; CONTAINS InterPro DOMAIN/s: Ham1-like protein (InterPro:IPR002637); Has 30201 Blast hits to 17322 proteins in 780 species: Archae - 12; Bacteria - 1396; Metazoa - 17338; Fungi - 3422; Plants - 5037; Viruses - 0; Other Eukaryotes - 2996 (source: NCBI BLink).): MAAAAAKAAVVLPRPVTFVTGNAKKLEEVKAIIGNSIPFKSLKLDLPELQGEPEDISKEKARLAALQVDGPVLVEDTCLCFNALKGLPGPYIKWFLEKLGHEGLNNLLMAYEDKSAYALCAFSFSRGPGAEPLTFLGKTPGKIVPARGPTDFGWDPVFQPDGYDQTYAEMAKEEKNKISHRYKSLALVKSHFKEAGYVFQTDDGTI, translated from the exons AtggcggcggcggcggcgaAAGCAGCGGTGGTTTTGCCACGGCCGGTGACGTTTGTGACTGGAAATGCTAAGAAGCTCGAAGAAGTCAAAGCTATCATCGGAAATTCCATTCCTTTCAAGTCTCTCAAACTCGATT TGCCTGAGCTCCAAGGTGAGCCTGAGGATATTTCCAAAGAGAAGGCTCGTTTGGCTGCTCTTCAG GTGGATGGACCAGTGCTTGTGGAAGATACATGTCTCTGTTTCAATGCTTTGAAAGGGCTTCCTG GGCCATACAt AAAGTGGTTTCTAGAGAAGCTTGGTCACGAAG GTCTGAACAACTTACTGATGGCCTATGAAGATAAATCAGCTTATGCATTGTGCGCATTCTCTTTCTCGCGTGGTCCAGGTGCTGAACCTCTTACATTTTTGGGGAAAACTCCG GGTAAGATAGTTCCAGCCAGAGGACCAACTGATTTCGGATGGGATCCAGTGTTTCAACCTGATGGATATGACCAAAC GTATGCAGAGATggcaaaggaagaaaagaacaagatATCACATAGGTACAAGTCTTTAGCATTGGTGAAATCTCACTTTAAGGAGGCTGGCTATGTGTTCCAGACAGATGATGGTACCATTTAA
- a CDS encoding Inosine triphosphate pyrophosphatase family protein, with the protein MTLLSLSETETQTMAAAAAKAAVVLPRPVTFVTGNAKKLEEVKAIIGNSIPFKSLKLDLPELQGEPEDISKEKARLAALQVDGPVLVEDTCLCFNALKGLPGPYIKWFLEKLGHEGLNNLLMAYEDKSAYALCAFSFSRGPGAEPLTFLGKTPGKIVPARGPTDFGWDPVFQPDGYDQTYAEMAKEEKNKISHRYKSLALVKSHFKEAGYVFQTDDGTI; encoded by the exons atgacTTTGCTTTCGCTATCTGAGACTGAGACACAGACAAtggcggcggcggcggcgaAAGCAGCGGTGGTTTTGCCACGGCCGGTGACGTTTGTGACTGGAAATGCTAAGAAGCTCGAAGAAGTCAAAGCTATCATCGGAAATTCCATTCCTTTCAAGTCTCTCAAACTCGATT TGCCTGAGCTCCAAGGTGAGCCTGAGGATATTTCCAAAGAGAAGGCTCGTTTGGCTGCTCTTCAG GTGGATGGACCAGTGCTTGTGGAAGATACATGTCTCTGTTTCAATGCTTTGAAAGGGCTTCCTG GGCCATACAt AAAGTGGTTTCTAGAGAAGCTTGGTCACGAAG GTCTGAACAACTTACTGATGGCCTATGAAGATAAATCAGCTTATGCATTGTGCGCATTCTCTTTCTCGCGTGGTCCAGGTGCTGAACCTCTTACATTTTTGGGGAAAACTCCG GGTAAGATAGTTCCAGCCAGAGGACCAACTGATTTCGGATGGGATCCAGTGTTTCAACCTGATGGATATGACCAAAC GTATGCAGAGATggcaaaggaagaaaagaacaagatATCACATAGGTACAAGTCTTTAGCATTGGTGAAATCTCACTTTAAGGAGGCTGGCTATGTGTTCCAGACAGATGATGGTACCATTTAA
- a CDS encoding Ypt/Rab-GAP domain of gyp1p superfamily protein (Ypt/Rab-GAP domain of gyp1p superfamily protein; FUNCTIONS IN: RAB GTPase activator activity; INVOLVED IN: regulation of Rab GTPase activity; LOCATED IN: intracellular, chloroplast; EXPRESSED IN: 22 plant structures; EXPRESSED DURING: 13 growth stages; CONTAINS InterPro DOMAIN/s: RabGAP/TBC (InterPro:IPR000195); BEST Arabidopsis thaliana protein match is: Ypt/Rab-GAP domain of gyp1p superfamily protein (TAIR:AT1G04830.1).): protein MAKKGIPEWLNSSLWSSSPPIDDRHLRNPAATSITPPSPPIVERPPFSSSPSAISTAPAPPLPVRPPSKSEINDLQNGSGNDGAGIETPAVSSVEDVSRKAQVVAELSKKVIDLKELRKIASQGLPDDAGIRSIVWKLLLDYLSPDRSLWSSELAKKRSQYKQFKEELLMNPGGDSNDPKIESPGALSRSEITHEDHPLSLGTTSLWNNFFKDTEVLEQIERDVMRTHPDMHFFSGDSAVAKSNQDALKNILTIFAKLNPGIRYVQGMNEILAPIFYIFKNDPDKGNAAYAESDAFFCFVELMSGFRDNFCQQLDNSVVGIRYTITRLSLLLKHHDEELWRHLEVTTKINPQFYAFRWITLLLTQEFNFVESLHIWDTLLSDPEGPQETLLRICCAMLILVRRRLLAGDFTSNLKLLQNYPPTNISHMLYVADKLRTK from the exons atgGCCAAGAAAGGTATCCCAGAGTGGCTCAACAGTTCTCTCTGGTCCTCCTCTCCTCCCATCGACGATCGCCACCTCCGCAATCCTGCCGCCACTTCCATCACCCCTCCATCTCCTCCGATCGTCGAGCGTCctcctttttcttcctctcccTCCGCGATTTCCACCGCACCAGCTCCTCCTCTTCCTGTTCGTCCTCCTTCCAAATCTGAGATTAACGATTTGCAGAATGGGAGTGGTAACGATGGTGCTGGAATTGAAACTCCCGCAGTTTCTTCTGTTGAAGATGTTTCTCGAAAAGCGCAGGTCGTGGCTGAG TTATCGAAGAAGGTGATAGACTTGAAGGAATTGAGGAAGATAGCTTCACAAGGTCTACCTGATGATGCTGGAATTCGATCCATTGTTTGGAAG CTTTTGTTGGATTATTTGTCACCGGATCGCTCTCTGTGGTCTTCTGAGTTAGCTAAGAAAAGGTCTCAGTACAAGCAATTCAAAGAGGAGCTTCTGATGAACCCT GGCGGTGATAGTAATGATCCAAAAATCGAAAGCCCTGGTGCCCTTTCAAGGTCAGAGATTACTCATGAGGATCATCCCTTAAGTCTTGGAACAACAAGCTTATGGAATAATTTTTTCAAG GACACAGAAGTTTTGGAACAAATAGAACGCGATGTGATGCGTACTCATCCAGATATGCACTTTTTCTCTGGGGATTCAGCAGTTGCAAAATCTAATCAG GATGCTTTGAAGaacattttgactattttcGCAAAGTTGAATCCTGGCATCAGATATGTACAAGGGATGAATGAGATATTGGCACCTATTTTCTACATCTTCAAAAATGACCCGGATAAAGGAAATGCA GCATACGCTGAATCAGAtgcatttttctgttttgttgaaTTGATGAGTGGGTTTCGAGATAATTTCTGTCAACAACTAGATAACAGTGTTGTGGGTATACGTTACACTATAACAAGACTGTCGTTGCTCTTGAAGCATCATGATGAAGAACTTTGGCGTCATTTAGAAGTCACAACCAAA ATAAACCCGCAATTCTATGCATTCAGATGGATCACACTCCTATTGACTCAAGAATTCAATTTCGTGGAAAGCCTTCACATCTGGGACACACTCTTAAGCGACCCGGAAGGTCCTCAG GAAACACTACTGCGGATATGCTGTGCAATGTTAATTCTAGTTCGAAGGCGTTTGCTTGCTGGAGATTTTACGTCGAACCTCAAACTTCTTCAGAACTATCCTCCTACAAACATCAGTCACATGCTCTATGTGGCAGACAAATTACGcactaaataa
- a CDS encoding Ypt/Rab-GAP domain of gyp1p superfamily protein (Ypt/Rab-GAP domain of gyp1p superfamily protein; FUNCTIONS IN: RAB GTPase activator activity; INVOLVED IN: regulation of Rab GTPase activity; LOCATED IN: intracellular, chloroplast; EXPRESSED IN: 22 plant structures; EXPRESSED DURING: 13 growth stages; CONTAINS InterPro DOMAIN/s: RabGAP/TBC (InterPro:IPR000195); BEST Arabidopsis thaliana protein match is: Ypt/Rab-GAP domain of gyp1p superfamily protein (TAIR:AT1G04830.1); Has 3916 Blast hits to 3820 proteins in 228 species: Archae - 0; Bacteria - 2; Metazoa - 1945; Fungi - 714; Plants - 575; Viruses - 0; Other Eukaryotes - 680 (source: NCBI BLink).), whose translation MAKKGIPEWLNSSLWSSSPPIDDRHLRNPAATSITPPSPPIVERPPFSSSPSAISTAPAPPLPVRPPSKSEINDLQNGSGNDGAGIETPAVSSVEDVSRKAQVVAELSKKVIDLKELRKIASQGLPDDAGIRSIVWKLLLDYLSPDRSLWSSELAKKRSQYKQFKEELLMNPSEVTRKMDKSKGGDSNDPKIESPGALSRSEITHEDHPLSLGTTSLWNNFFKDTEVLEQIERDVMRTHPDMHFFSGDSAVAKSNQDALKNILTIFAKLNPGIRYVQGMNEILAPIFYIFKNDPDKGNAAYAESDAFFCFVELMSGFRDNFCQQLDNSVVGIRYTITRLSLLLKHHDEELWRHLEVTTKINPQFYAFRWITLLLTQEFNFVESLHIWDTLLSDPEGPQETLLRICCAMLILVRRRLLAGDFTSNLKLLQNYPPTNISHMLYVADKLRTK comes from the exons atgGCCAAGAAAGGTATCCCAGAGTGGCTCAACAGTTCTCTCTGGTCCTCCTCTCCTCCCATCGACGATCGCCACCTCCGCAATCCTGCCGCCACTTCCATCACCCCTCCATCTCCTCCGATCGTCGAGCGTCctcctttttcttcctctcccTCCGCGATTTCCACCGCACCAGCTCCTCCTCTTCCTGTTCGTCCTCCTTCCAAATCTGAGATTAACGATTTGCAGAATGGGAGTGGTAACGATGGTGCTGGAATTGAAACTCCCGCAGTTTCTTCTGTTGAAGATGTTTCTCGAAAAGCGCAGGTCGTGGCTGAG TTATCGAAGAAGGTGATAGACTTGAAGGAATTGAGGAAGATAGCTTCACAAGGTCTACCTGATGATGCTGGAATTCGATCCATTGTTTGGAAG CTTTTGTTGGATTATTTGTCACCGGATCGCTCTCTGTGGTCTTCTGAGTTAGCTAAGAAAAGGTCTCAGTACAAGCAATTCAAAGAGGAGCTTCTGATGAACCCT TCAGAAGTAACAAGGAAAATGGATAAATCAAAGGGCGGTGATAGTAATGATCCAAAAATCGAAAGCCCTGGTGCCCTTTCAAGGTCAGAGATTACTCATGAGGATCATCCCTTAAGTCTTGGAACAACAAGCTTATGGAATAATTTTTTCAAG GACACAGAAGTTTTGGAACAAATAGAACGCGATGTGATGCGTACTCATCCAGATATGCACTTTTTCTCTGGGGATTCAGCAGTTGCAAAATCTAATCAG GATGCTTTGAAGaacattttgactattttcGCAAAGTTGAATCCTGGCATCAGATATGTACAAGGGATGAATGAGATATTGGCACCTATTTTCTACATCTTCAAAAATGACCCGGATAAAGGAAATGCA GCATACGCTGAATCAGAtgcatttttctgttttgttgaaTTGATGAGTGGGTTTCGAGATAATTTCTGTCAACAACTAGATAACAGTGTTGTGGGTATACGTTACACTATAACAAGACTGTCGTTGCTCTTGAAGCATCATGATGAAGAACTTTGGCGTCATTTAGAAGTCACAACCAAA ATAAACCCGCAATTCTATGCATTCAGATGGATCACACTCCTATTGACTCAAGAATTCAATTTCGTGGAAAGCCTTCACATCTGGGACACACTCTTAAGCGACCCGGAAGGTCCTCAG GAAACACTACTGCGGATATGCTGTGCAATGTTAATTCTAGTTCGAAGGCGTTTGCTTGCTGGAGATTTTACGTCGAACCTCAAACTTCTTCAGAACTATCCTCCTACAAACATCAGTCACATGCTCTATGTGGCAGACAAATTACGcactaaataa